A window from Caldanaerobius fijiensis DSM 17918 encodes these proteins:
- a CDS encoding FtsK/SpoIIIE family DNA translocase: MKKKKKKTQEKINSEIRGLLFLCGSLVLFISLYTTSAGVLGAFIKKLLTGILGRGAIIAPVFIMLYSFNIFTSFKYMSKYKFIALFITGFVANMILHLSFYNDISHGYVYYIKYSIGYGNRNLGGGAFSAMIDYFFIKLLGIPGSWIVLSTLLVTNVVTIFNISLKKTSMMILNKLKNIFNYIIRGIINFIYVEEKKDVIINTPSEQSPTKDEVNKSLEEIISKSVDLSDVKIVSEEKKIAENNKTTQKTGTKNYMRPPYDLLRPGDDHNLKENKQEIKNNIKILEDTLKSFGIDARVVQVSCGPTITRYELQPSPGVKVSRIINLVDDISLSLATSGVRLEVPIPGKSAIGIEVPNKKIRPVFLREVLESPEFINSKSDLSIALGKDISGANIISDLSKMPHLLIAGATGSGKSVCINTLITSLLYKSDPENVRLLLIDPKVVELSVYNGISHLIAPVVTNPKKAAGALNWAVQEMIRRYNLFAEKGVRDINRYNEIEQNKLPKIVIIIDELSDLMMASPAEVEDAICRLAQMARAAGMHLVIATQRPSVDVITGVIKANIPSRIAFAVSSQVDSRTILDMAGAEKLLGKGDMLFYPAGEIKPLRVQGCFISEKEVESIVDWLKTRSTPEYYDNLIERIEEPSKDNKDNDADELLPQAINIVLEAKQASTSLLQRKLKIGYARAARLMDQMEERGIVSKSEGNKPRQVLLTKDQLNL; encoded by the coding sequence ATGAAGAAGAAGAAGAAGAAAACTCAAGAAAAAATAAATAGCGAAATAAGAGGACTTTTATTTTTGTGTGGGTCTTTAGTATTATTTATCAGTCTTTATACAACGTCTGCGGGAGTATTAGGAGCTTTTATAAAGAAACTCTTAACGGGTATTCTAGGCCGTGGTGCCATAATCGCTCCCGTTTTTATAATGTTATACTCTTTTAATATATTTACGTCATTTAAGTACATGTCCAAATACAAATTTATAGCACTCTTTATCACCGGATTCGTCGCTAACATGATTCTACATCTATCTTTCTATAATGATATAAGTCACGGATATGTATATTATATTAAATATTCTATTGGTTATGGCAATAGAAACTTAGGTGGCGGAGCCTTTAGCGCAATGATTGATTACTTTTTTATAAAGCTTCTTGGTATCCCAGGGAGCTGGATTGTATTGTCAACACTATTAGTAACTAATGTGGTTACGATTTTCAATATTTCACTGAAAAAAACTTCAATGATGATTTTAAATAAATTAAAGAATATATTTAATTATATTATAAGAGGAATAATTAATTTTATTTATGTAGAAGAGAAAAAAGATGTAATAATAAATACGCCATCAGAACAATCTCCTACAAAAGATGAAGTAAACAAAAGTCTAGAGGAAATTATTAGTAAATCGGTAGATCTAAGTGACGTAAAGATTGTGAGCGAAGAAAAAAAAATCGCAGAAAATAATAAGACAACTCAAAAGACTGGCACTAAAAACTATATGAGGCCACCTTATGATTTATTGAGACCTGGTGATGACCATAATTTAAAAGAGAATAAACAGGAGATAAAAAATAATATAAAAATATTAGAAGATACACTAAAAAGTTTTGGAATTGATGCCCGTGTGGTACAGGTAAGTTGTGGCCCTACTATAACGCGGTATGAACTACAACCAAGTCCTGGCGTTAAAGTCAGCAGGATTATTAATCTTGTCGATGATATATCACTAAGTCTTGCTACATCAGGAGTAAGATTGGAAGTGCCTATACCTGGTAAATCAGCTATTGGTATAGAAGTTCCAAATAAAAAAATAAGACCGGTATTTCTAAGAGAAGTTCTTGAAAGTCCTGAGTTTATAAACAGCAAATCCGACCTCTCAATAGCATTGGGTAAGGATATTTCTGGTGCAAATATTATCTCAGATTTATCCAAGATGCCTCATTTGTTAATTGCAGGTGCTACTGGTTCCGGTAAGAGTGTGTGCATAAACACTCTTATTACCAGTTTATTATATAAATCAGACCCTGAAAATGTAAGACTGCTATTAATTGATCCAAAAGTAGTAGAACTTAGTGTATACAATGGCATAAGTCATCTGATTGCACCTGTAGTTACTAATCCTAAAAAAGCTGCAGGAGCATTAAACTGGGCTGTTCAAGAGATGATAAGGAGGTATAATCTTTTTGCCGAAAAAGGCGTTAGGGATATAAATAGATATAATGAAATAGAACAAAATAAATTACCTAAAATAGTTATAATCATTGATGAATTATCTGATCTGATGATGGCATCGCCTGCTGAAGTGGAAGATGCTATTTGTCGATTGGCTCAAATGGCTCGTGCTGCGGGTATGCATTTAGTTATTGCCACTCAACGGCCTTCAGTAGATGTAATTACAGGTGTTATAAAAGCTAATATACCATCGCGTATTGCTTTTGCAGTTTCATCACAGGTGGATTCAAGAACCATACTGGACATGGCAGGAGCCGAAAAACTATTAGGCAAAGGAGATATGCTTTTCTACCCTGCTGGGGAAATAAAGCCGTTGAGAGTACAAGGGTGTTTTATTAGTGAAAAAGAAGTAGAGAGTATAGTCGATTGGCTTAAGACCAGAAGTACACCCGAATATTATGATAATTTAATTGAAAGAATTGAAGAACCATCAAAAGATAATAAAGATAATGATGCAGACGAGTTATTACCACAGGCTATAAACATAGTACTTGAGGCAAAACAGGCATCTACATCTTTGCTCCAAAGAAAATTGAAAATAGGATATGCTAGAGCGGCTAGATTGATGGACCAGATGGAAGAACGAGGAATTGTAAGCAAAAGTGAGGGTAATAAGCCAAGACAAGTATTGCTGACAAAAGACCAGCTAAATCTTTGA
- the rimO gene encoding 30S ribosomal protein S12 methylthiotransferase RimO, translating into MPKVGVISLGCAKNLVDSETMIGLLKAADFSITNKAEEADVLIVNTCAFINKAKEESIETILEMAEFKKNGVCKVLVVTGCLSERYRDKLMKEIPEIDALVGTGDFEEIVEVVNNSLQGKKTKIYGHQNKVFSENLPRIISNSGKYAYVKIADGCNNRCTYCVIPSLRGRYRSRDIADINREVKAIVENGVKEIILIAQDTTRYGIDKGRFMLSDLLYNLSEIDGLKWIRILYCYPEAISDQLIDAIATNDKVCKYIDMPIQHISDEILRKMGRHTSKKEIYNLIDKLRTKIPGVVLRTSLIVGFPGETQEQFNELVSFVEESKFDHLGVFEYSREEGTPAAKLPGQIPERVKKERRDVIMKLQNNIARQLNQQKVGKIFDVLIEGKKGSYYIGRTYHYAPEIDGIVYIKSDKFISGDFARVLIKKAYDYDILGEIVE; encoded by the coding sequence TTGCCAAAAGTCGGAGTAATCTCTTTAGGTTGTGCCAAAAATTTAGTCGATTCTGAAACTATGATCGGCCTTTTAAAAGCAGCTGATTTTTCAATTACAAACAAAGCAGAAGAAGCTGATGTTTTAATAGTAAATACATGTGCTTTTATCAATAAAGCTAAAGAAGAATCGATTGAAACTATACTTGAAATGGCTGAGTTTAAGAAAAATGGTGTATGTAAAGTCTTGGTCGTCACTGGATGCTTATCTGAAAGATACAGAGATAAATTAATGAAAGAAATACCCGAGATTGATGCTCTAGTAGGAACAGGTGACTTTGAAGAGATAGTAGAAGTAGTAAATAATTCACTCCAAGGTAAAAAGACAAAAATTTATGGACATCAAAATAAAGTGTTTAGTGAAAATTTGCCAAGAATTATTAGCAATTCGGGCAAATATGCTTATGTTAAGATCGCTGACGGCTGTAATAACAGATGTACCTACTGTGTGATACCTTCGCTTAGAGGAAGGTATAGAAGTAGAGATATAGCCGATATAAATCGTGAGGTTAAGGCAATAGTGGAAAATGGTGTAAAAGAAATCATACTTATAGCTCAAGATACTACGAGATATGGCATAGATAAAGGCCGCTTTATGCTAAGCGATCTCTTATATAATCTCTCAGAAATAGATGGTTTAAAGTGGATAAGGATTTTATATTGCTATCCTGAAGCCATTAGTGATCAATTAATTGATGCTATAGCGACCAACGATAAAGTATGTAAATATATTGACATGCCTATACAGCATATTAGTGATGAAATACTAAGAAAGATGGGCCGCCATACATCAAAAAAGGAAATATACAATCTCATAGATAAGCTCCGTACAAAAATACCTGGTGTGGTATTAAGAACATCATTAATTGTAGGTTTCCCCGGTGAAACCCAGGAACAATTTAATGAGTTGGTTTCATTTGTTGAAGAAAGCAAATTTGACCATCTAGGCGTTTTTGAATATTCCCGAGAGGAAGGTACTCCTGCGGCTAAATTGCCAGGTCAAATACCAGAAAGAGTCAAAAAAGAGCGTAGAGATGTTATCATGAAACTACAAAATAATATAGCAAGGCAGCTTAATCAACAAAAGGTAGGCAAGATATTTGATGTATTGATAGAAGGGAAGAAGGGTAGCTATTATATTGGACGAACTTACCACTATGCACCAGAAATAGATGGTATTGTATATATAAAGTCGGACAAATTCATCTCAGGCGATTTTGCTCGAGTGCTAATAAAGAAGGCGTATGACTATGATATTTTGGGGGAAATTGTTGAATGA
- the pgsA gene encoding CDP-diacylglycerol--glycerol-3-phosphate 3-phosphatidyltransferase → MNIANKLTLLRIFLLPFFMLFALTRFKYSAIIATIIFIVASLTDLFDGYIARRINQTTKFGKLMDPLADKLLITTALVSLVEMGSVPAWAAIIIIGREFAVTGLRSLASIENVIISANHIGKIKMIIQLIAVTALLLKLPFATIILYITVIITVFSGFVYFYKYGYVIKDMGGSNNEM, encoded by the coding sequence ATGAATATAGCTAATAAATTAACTTTACTCCGAATTTTTCTACTACCTTTTTTTATGTTGTTTGCTTTAACAAGGTTTAAATACAGTGCAATTATCGCTACAATAATCTTCATTGTTGCATCATTGACGGATCTCTTTGACGGCTATATCGCTAGGCGAATAAATCAGACTACTAAATTTGGAAAACTGATGGACCCCCTAGCTGATAAGTTGCTTATAACAACTGCTTTGGTATCACTGGTAGAAATGGGAAGTGTACCCGCTTGGGCTGCGATTATAATTATAGGCAGAGAATTTGCCGTCACAGGATTGAGATCGTTGGCTTCAATTGAAAATGTTATTATTTCTGCAAATCATATAGGAAAGATTAAGATGATAATTCAATTAATTGCAGTAACAGCGTTGTTATTAAAGCTGCCTTTTGCCACTATAATCCTGTATATTACAGTAATAATAACGGTATTTTCTGGCTTTGTTTACTTTTATAAGTACGGCTATGTTATCAAAGATATGGGAGGTAGTAATAATGAAATGTGA
- a CDS encoding competence/damage-inducible protein A: MKCEIISVGTELLLGQIANTDAQYISQELAPIGIDVYFHTAVGDNSERLKECLRIAWNRSDIIITSGGLGPTLDDLTKETIADFLGLKMVEYQEAYEHLQRYFKGKKITQNNYRQAYFPEGSILLPNNNGTAMGAILEKCNKIIIILPGPPNELVPMFKESVIPYLIAKSGYMIKSRVLRIFGIGESQVEDMIKEIIINQTNPTIAPLAKEGEVTLRITAKGKEEAIIDKMIQDMEEHIRDILGDYIYGIDDDSLESIVGQLLIKKGITISVAESCTGGLIAHKLTNIPGISSVFKLGTVVYSNEAKVDVLNVNSEVLKEKGAVSEETAIQMAQRIRQIGKTDLGLSVTGIAGPDGGTAEKPVGLVYIALAEDKNVICNKYNFNGNRLKNKNLASMYALDMVRRYLIK; this comes from the coding sequence ATGAAATGTGAAATTATTTCAGTAGGCACTGAGTTATTATTAGGCCAGATTGCTAATACAGATGCCCAGTACATTTCACAGGAATTAGCGCCTATTGGTATTGATGTTTATTTCCATACAGCTGTGGGAGATAATAGTGAAAGGTTAAAAGAATGTCTCAGGATTGCCTGGAATCGTTCTGATATTATAATAACATCAGGAGGATTGGGCCCAACTTTAGATGATCTTACAAAGGAGACAATAGCTGATTTTTTAGGCCTCAAAATGGTTGAATATCAAGAAGCTTATGAACATTTACAGAGATACTTTAAAGGCAAAAAAATAACTCAAAATAATTACAGGCAAGCTTATTTCCCGGAGGGTTCTATCCTTTTACCTAATAATAATGGTACAGCAATGGGAGCTATTTTAGAAAAGTGCAACAAAATTATAATAATTCTTCCTGGTCCACCTAATGAGCTTGTACCCATGTTTAAAGAAAGCGTGATTCCTTATCTTATAGCAAAAAGCGGTTATATGATAAAATCAAGAGTGCTTAGGATTTTTGGCATAGGAGAATCGCAAGTCGAGGACATGATAAAAGAAATCATTATAAATCAAACCAATCCTACCATTGCTCCTCTGGCAAAAGAAGGTGAAGTTACCTTAAGAATAACTGCAAAAGGCAAGGAAGAAGCAATTATTGATAAAATGATACAGGATATGGAAGAACACATAAGAGATATTTTAGGAGATTACATCTATGGTATTGACGATGATTCTCTTGAATCTATCGTTGGCCAATTATTGATTAAAAAAGGTATTACTATATCTGTAGCTGAATCCTGTACAGGAGGACTTATAGCTCATAAACTTACGAACATACCTGGAATTTCATCAGTATTTAAGCTCGGTACTGTAGTATACAGTAACGAAGCAAAAGTAGATGTACTCAATGTAAACAGTGAAGTTTTAAAAGAAAAGGGTGCTGTGAGCGAGGAAACTGCTATCCAAATGGCCCAGAGAATAAGACAAATAGGTAAAACCGATTTGGGTCTGTCGGTAACAGGCATTGCTGGTCCTGATGGGGGAACAGCGGAAAAACCTGTTGGACTTGTATATATTGCGTTGGCTGAAGACAAGAATGTTATTTGTAATAAGTATAATTTTAATGGTAATAGACTAAAAAATAAGAATTTAGCGTCAATGTATGCATTAGATATGGTAAGACGTTATTTGATTAAATAG
- the recA gene encoding recombinase RecA codes for MDNKQKALEIAINSIERQFGKGSIMRLGDDRSRLNVEVIPTGSLDLDIALGVGGIPRGRIVEIFGPESSGKTTIALHIIAQAQKRGGIAAFIDAEHALDPYYAQKIGVNIEDLLVSQPDTGEQALQIADELVRSGAVDVIVIDSVAALVPKAEIDGDMGDSHVGLQARLMSQALRKLAGNISKTKCVVIFINQLREKVGVMFGNPETTPGGRALKFYASIRLDVRKVDSVKQGTEVVGNRTKIKVVKNKVAPPFKVAECDIIYGEGISREGDILDIGVNIDLINKSGAWFSYGDIKLGQGRENAKQFLKDNPEIADEIEQKIRENFNLAYSKNKTSSEDEIIDIQPE; via the coding sequence ATGGATAATAAACAAAAAGCATTGGAAATTGCTATTAATTCCATTGAGAGGCAGTTTGGCAAAGGTTCCATAATGCGGTTAGGAGACGATCGCTCAAGGTTAAATGTAGAGGTTATACCTACGGGGAGCCTGGATCTGGATATAGCATTAGGAGTCGGTGGGATCCCCCGTGGGCGAATTGTAGAGATATTTGGCCCTGAGTCATCTGGTAAAACTACCATTGCGCTACATATTATAGCACAAGCACAAAAACGTGGAGGTATAGCCGCATTTATTGACGCGGAACACGCATTAGACCCCTACTATGCTCAAAAAATCGGTGTAAATATAGAGGATCTCCTTGTATCACAACCTGATACTGGCGAACAGGCATTGCAAATAGCTGATGAATTAGTAAGAAGTGGTGCTGTCGACGTAATCGTTATAGACTCCGTAGCAGCATTAGTTCCAAAAGCAGAGATAGATGGCGATATGGGAGATTCTCACGTAGGTCTTCAGGCAAGACTTATGTCCCAGGCTTTAAGAAAATTGGCAGGAAATATAAGCAAAACCAAATGTGTAGTTATCTTCATCAATCAATTAAGAGAAAAAGTTGGTGTAATGTTCGGCAACCCAGAGACAACTCCAGGAGGCAGAGCTCTAAAGTTTTATGCGTCGATAAGACTTGATGTTAGGAAAGTAGATTCGGTTAAACAAGGCACCGAGGTAGTCGGTAATAGGACAAAGATTAAAGTGGTCAAAAATAAAGTTGCGCCTCCTTTTAAGGTGGCAGAGTGTGATATTATATACGGAGAAGGTATCTCAAGAGAGGGCGATATTCTGGATATAGGCGTGAATATTGATCTGATTAATAAAAGTGGAGCATGGTTTTCTTACGGTGATATAAAGCTAGGTCAAGGCAGAGAAAATGCTAAACAATTTCTAAAAGATAATCCTGAGATAGCCGATGAAATTGAACAGAAGATACGGGAAAACTTTAATCTAGCCTATTCTAAAAACAAGACGTCTTCAGAAGATGAAATTATTGACATCCAGCCTGAATAA
- a CDS encoding regulatory protein RecX, producing the protein MEDCLKEIFDLSLRYLMHRMRTKREMVDYLKKHLYDSEVIDQCISMLCAYNYIDDEEYCKHYIEYSKEKLKSMKQIYYELMQKGVDKHIITKYLIDYDENEIIFKLLNKKSLWERYRDEHKIINYLLRKGFQYENIKKVLKEAT; encoded by the coding sequence ATGGAGGATTGTTTAAAAGAGATTTTTGATTTGTCTCTGCGATACTTAATGCACAGGATGAGAACAAAGCGAGAAATGGTAGATTATCTAAAAAAGCATTTATACGATAGTGAAGTTATAGACCAATGCATTTCGATGTTATGTGCTTATAACTATATCGACGATGAAGAATATTGTAAACATTATATTGAATATAGTAAAGAAAAGTTAAAAAGTATGAAACAAATATATTACGAATTAATGCAAAAAGGTGTAGATAAACATATTATCACCAAATATCTAATAGATTATGACGAAAACGAAATTATTTTCAAATTGTTGAATAAAAAGTCATTATGGGAAAGGTATAGAGACGAACACAAAATTATTAATTATCTATTGCGTAAAGGATTTCAATATGAAAATATAAAAAAAGTGCTTAAAGAGGCAACTTGA
- the rny gene encoding ribonuclease Y encodes MRRCYDINDVITMVLIIAVGIIAFILGYYIRKYIAESKIRNAEEEAKRIIDEAGKNAQAKQREMLLEAKEEIHRQRNELEREIRDRRAELQRFEKRLIQREEALDRKSMQLELKDDALNKKTKEIERLQSEIEELYKKEIQELERISQLTTEEAKNLLLKEIENDVKHDAAIMIKDIEQKAKEEAEKKAREIIASAIQRCAVDHAAETTVSVVNLPNDEMKGRIIGREGRNIRALETLTGIDLIIDDTPEAVILSGFDPVRREIARIALEKLIADGRIHPARIEEMVEKAKKEIEITIREEGEQAVFEVGLHGIHPELVKLLGKLKYRTSYGQNVLKHSIEVAQLAGLMAAELGVDANLAKRAGLLHDIGKAVDHEMEGSHVALSTELAKRYHESPAVIHAIEAHHNDVEPKTIEAILVQAADAISAARPGARRETLEAYIKRLEKLEEIANSFPGVDKAYAIQAGREIRIIVKPDEVDDNMVVLIARDIVKKIESELEYPGQIKVNVIREVRAIEYAK; translated from the coding sequence ATGAGGAGGTGTTATGATATAAACGACGTAATAACGATGGTATTAATAATTGCAGTTGGAATAATAGCCTTTATTCTAGGTTATTATATAAGAAAGTATATTGCCGAATCTAAGATAAGAAATGCTGAAGAAGAAGCTAAACGAATAATTGATGAAGCCGGGAAAAATGCCCAAGCAAAGCAAAGAGAAATGCTCTTAGAAGCAAAAGAAGAAATCCATAGACAAAGGAATGAACTAGAAAGAGAAATCAGAGATCGTCGAGCTGAACTTCAACGCTTTGAAAAACGATTAATTCAGCGAGAAGAGGCTCTTGATCGAAAAAGCATGCAGTTAGAGTTGAAAGATGATGCTCTAAATAAGAAAACTAAAGAAATAGAAAGATTGCAAAGTGAAATTGAAGAATTGTATAAAAAAGAAATTCAGGAATTGGAAAGGATCTCTCAGCTGACGACGGAAGAAGCAAAAAACTTGTTGCTAAAAGAAATTGAAAATGATGTGAAACACGATGCAGCAATTATGATAAAAGATATTGAACAAAAAGCCAAAGAAGAAGCTGAAAAAAAAGCGAGAGAAATTATAGCATCTGCTATACAGAGATGTGCGGTAGATCATGCAGCTGAAACTACTGTATCAGTGGTAAATCTTCCTAATGACGAAATGAAAGGCAGAATCATTGGACGAGAGGGAAGAAATATAAGAGCCCTGGAGACCCTTACAGGTATAGATCTTATTATAGATGATACTCCTGAGGCAGTGATTCTATCTGGATTTGATCCTGTAAGACGAGAAATAGCTAGGATTGCATTGGAAAAGTTAATTGCAGATGGAAGAATCCATCCAGCAAGAATAGAAGAAATGGTTGAAAAAGCAAAAAAAGAAATTGAAATAACTATACGAGAAGAAGGAGAACAAGCAGTATTTGAAGTTGGACTTCACGGAATACATCCTGAATTAGTTAAATTATTAGGAAAGCTTAAATATAGGACAAGTTATGGACAAAATGTTCTAAAGCATTCTATAGAGGTAGCTCAATTAGCTGGTTTAATGGCTGCTGAGTTAGGAGTTGATGCTAATCTAGCAAAACGGGCAGGTTTACTTCACGATATAGGCAAGGCAGTGGACCATGAAATGGAAGGTTCTCATGTAGCACTAAGTACTGAGTTGGCCAAAAGATATCATGAGTCTCCAGCTGTCATTCACGCAATAGAAGCACATCACAATGATGTAGAACCTAAAACTATCGAAGCAATCTTAGTGCAGGCAGCAGATGCTATTTCAGCAGCAAGACCTGGTGCAAGGCGTGAAACATTAGAAGCTTATATAAAGAGATTAGAAAAATTAGAAGAGATTGCTAATTCATTTCCTGGCGTAGATAAAGCTTATGCAATTCAGGCAGGAAGAGAAATAAGAATAATAGTAAAACCAGATGAGGTAGATGATAATATGGTAGTACTGATTGCAAGGGATATTGTTAAAAAGATTGAAAGCGAATTAGAGTATCCCGGTCAGATAAAAGTTAATGTAATAAGAGAAGTAAGAGCAATCGAATACGCCAAATAA
- a CDS encoding stage V sporulation protein S: protein MEVLKVSAKSSPNAVAGALAGVLREKGEAELQAIGAGALNQAVKAVAIARGFVAPGGIDLVCIPAFTDIEIDGEERTAIKLIVEPR, encoded by the coding sequence ATGGAAGTGTTAAAAGTATCAGCAAAATCTAGTCCAAATGCCGTAGCAGGAGCATTAGCCGGTGTTTTAAGAGAAAAAGGGGAGGCGGAGCTCCAGGCTATTGGGGCAGGTGCGCTTAATCAGGCCGTGAAAGCGGTTGCAATAGCAAGAGGCTTTGTAGCACCAGGAGGAATTGATCTCGTATGCATACCAGCCTTTACAGATATAGAAATAGATGGGGAGGAAAGAACCGCTATAAAGTTAATTGTAGAACCAAGGTAA
- a CDS encoding PHP domain-containing protein, whose product MKKADLHIHTNASDGVLSPTEVVKLASKNDIDAIAITDHDTIDGIEEAIKASNIYGVEVIPGIEINSEIDLEDVHILGYYINYKDARLIKTLADLIRRREERAQKIVKILNDIGLYISLKDVKEWGGKYIGRPHIAKALLHYGYVSSVKEAFEKYLGRGCPAYIPRTKLSPYDAINIIKKSGGVPVLAHPGLLKSYDIIEELVKAGLKGVEVYHTKHDSEQIKDIINIAKWYDLIITGGSDFHGIDDNLNVTIGSATIPYDAIGLLKSMSEKE is encoded by the coding sequence ATGAAGAAAGCAGATTTACACATACACACAAATGCTTCTGATGGAGTTTTAAGTCCTACTGAAGTTGTTAAATTGGCTTCAAAAAACGATATAGATGCGATTGCTATAACAGATCATGATACCATTGATGGTATAGAAGAAGCTATAAAAGCTTCTAATATTTATGGTGTAGAGGTTATACCTGGAATAGAAATAAATTCTGAAATAGACCTTGAAGATGTTCATATTTTAGGTTATTATATTAACTATAAAGATGCAAGATTAATAAAAACACTTGCAGATTTAATACGGCGCCGAGAAGAAAGAGCACAAAAAATTGTAAAGATATTAAACGATATAGGCCTTTACATAAGCCTAAAAGACGTTAAAGAATGGGGAGGTAAGTATATCGGAAGACCTCACATAGCTAAAGCGCTTTTGCATTATGGTTATGTTAGTTCTGTCAAAGAAGCATTCGAAAAGTACCTTGGAAGAGGTTGCCCTGCGTATATACCCAGGACAAAATTGTCGCCTTATGATGCTATAAATATCATAAAAAAGAGTGGAGGAGTACCAGTGCTAGCACACCCCGGTTTATTAAAATCATATGACATTATAGAGGAGTTGGTAAAAGCTGGTTTGAAAGGCGTGGAAGTTTATCATACAAAACATGATTCTGAGCAAATAAAGGATATTATAAATATAGCAAAATGGTATGATCTGATAATAACAGGTGGATCAGATTTTCATGGCATTGATGACAATTTAAATGTAACAATAGGTAGCGCAACTATTCCTTATGATGCGATTGGATTATTAAAATCAATGAGTGAAAAGGAGTGA
- a CDS encoding pyridoxal phosphate-dependent aminotransferase, with the protein MILSRKSLNISESSTLAITALANQLKAKGVNVIGFGAGEPDFDTPDYIKEAAIKAIKDGRTKYTPVSGIPELKEAIINKFKIDNNLEYKTSQVLVSNGAKHSLYNAMQALCNPGDEVLIPTPYWVTYPELVKMADATPVFVRCDHTKDFRLDLDDLKAKISPKTKAIIINSPNNPTGAVYPQEDLEEIAKLAIAHDFYIISDEIYEELIYDGRKHISIASLDREVKDHTIVVNGVSKAYSMTGWRIGYAAGPEEVIKVMTNIQSHATSNPNSIAQYASLAALRGNKDDVYMMRDEFELRRNYMVQRINNIKYLSCNMPHGAFYIMMNIQELKGKVIEGNVINSSEDVTKLLLEKANVAVVPGDGFGTDDFVRLSYATSIKNIKNGLDRIEAFISSEV; encoded by the coding sequence ATGATATTATCTAGAAAATCCTTAAATATTTCTGAATCCTCTACTTTAGCTATTACTGCTCTTGCTAATCAGCTAAAAGCGAAAGGTGTAAACGTCATTGGTTTTGGTGCTGGTGAACCCGATTTTGATACACCTGACTATATAAAAGAAGCTGCTATAAAAGCAATAAAAGATGGGCGTACTAAATATACACCTGTTTCTGGTATTCCCGAATTGAAAGAAGCTATTATAAATAAATTCAAAATTGATAATAATCTTGAATATAAGACATCACAAGTTTTAGTATCTAATGGTGCTAAACATTCCTTGTATAATGCTATGCAGGCATTATGTAATCCAGGCGATGAGGTTTTGATACCTACACCTTATTGGGTTACGTATCCAGAATTAGTTAAAATGGCGGATGCTACACCTGTATTTGTAAGGTGTGACCATACTAAGGATTTCAGATTAGATTTAGATGACCTTAAAGCTAAAATATCTCCAAAAACTAAAGCCATCATAATAAATAGTCCTAACAATCCTACTGGTGCCGTATACCCTCAGGAAGATCTTGAAGAGATCGCTAAACTAGCGATTGCTCATGATTTTTATATCATATCTGATGAAATATATGAGGAATTAATATATGACGGAAGAAAACATATAAGTATTGCATCGCTTGACCGTGAAGTAAAGGATCATACAATAGTAGTAAATGGAGTTTCAAAAGCTTACTCTATGACAGGTTGGCGTATAGGTTATGCCGCTGGGCCAGAAGAAGTTATTAAAGTAATGACGAATATTCAGAGCCATGCTACTTCTAATCCAAATTCTATCGCCCAATATGCCAGCTTAGCAGCACTTCGTGGTAATAAAGATGATGTTTATATGATGAGAGATGAATTTGAGCTGAGAAGGAATTACATGGTTCAAAGGATCAACAATATAAAATATCTCTCATGTAATATGCCTCATGGAGCTTTCTATATTATGATGAATATTCAAGAACTAAAAGGTAAGGTTATTGAGGGAAATGTAATAAATTCTTCTGAGGACGTAACAAAATTATTATTAGAAAAAGCTAATGTAGCAGTGGTTCCTGGTGATGGATTTGGTACTGATGATTTTGTACGATTATCCTATGCTACTTCTATTAAAAATATTAAAAACGGCCTTGATAGAATTGAAGCATTTATTAGTTCGGAGGTGTGA